One window of the Niallia circulans genome contains the following:
- a CDS encoding PTS sugar transporter subunit IIA, whose amino-acid sequence MVLGKLFGNNKAKQERLKAPITGKVIPIEEVPDPVFAEKMMGDGIAFVPAEGKVVAPIEATVKQVFPTKHAIGLESNNGLEILIHIGLDTVNMKGEGFIVHVKEGDQVSIGDILVEFDLEKVEENAASTITPMVILNRDNVKSLEKKYKEQGNAGIEEVLIASL is encoded by the coding sequence TTGGTACTAGGTAAACTATTTGGAAACAATAAAGCAAAGCAAGAAAGATTAAAAGCACCAATCACAGGAAAGGTCATTCCAATAGAAGAAGTTCCGGATCCTGTTTTCGCTGAAAAAATGATGGGAGATGGGATCGCTTTTGTCCCAGCTGAAGGAAAAGTAGTTGCTCCGATCGAAGCAACAGTAAAACAAGTGTTTCCAACGAAACATGCTATAGGATTGGAAAGTAATAATGGTTTAGAAATTCTGATTCATATTGGGTTGGATACAGTTAATATGAAAGGAGAAGGGTTTATCGTTCATGTAAAAGAAGGCGATCAAGTATCTATTGGAGATATACTTGTTGAATTCGATTTAGAGAAAGTGGAAGAAAATGCGGCTAGCACTATAACCCCAATGGTTATATTGAATAGAGATAATGTGAAGAGTCTGGAAAAGAAATATAAGGAGCAAGGGAATGCTGGAATTGAGGAAGTTCTAATTGCCTCTTTATAA
- a CDS encoding ABC transporter ATP-binding protein, protein MAKKNEVKEEKNPTQNEELGNQPAKSIPPRAKGMNFSSLKQLVIYCKAYFPIIIFALILAMTAAIFSIIGPDQLSKMTDYITAGLMGDIDLDAVYDVAILLVFLYGLGFIFNYVQGYIMATVTQRISKQLRRDISVKINRLPLKYFDNTTTGDVLSRVTNDVDMVGQTMNQSISSLITAITMFVGSLIMMFYTNWIMAIAAILSTFIGFAFMFFIISKSQKYFAQQQQELGKLNGHIEEIYSGHNVVKAYNAEQQAKDDFFAINTRLYESAWKSQFMSGLMMPLMMFIGNFGYVVVCIVGAALAVNGHISFGVIVAFMLYIRLFTQPLQQIAQAATNLQSTAAASGRVFEFLSEEELAVEEEKTAKLANIKGDVEFKHVRFGYSEDKTIIEDFSVQVAAGQKVAIVGPTGAGKTTLINLLMRFYEINGGEITIDGIPTNEMTREALHELFCMVLQDTWIFEGSIRDNIVYSREGVSDEEVEAACKAVGLHHFIKTLPNGYDTILDDKTSLSAGQKQLITIARAMVKMAPLLILDEATSSVDTRTELLIQTAMDKLTEGKTSFVIAHRLSTIKNADLILVMKDGDIIEAGTHKELIEKNGFYAELYNSQFEEAS, encoded by the coding sequence TTGGCTAAGAAAAACGAAGTAAAAGAAGAGAAAAATCCAACCCAAAATGAGGAGTTGGGGAACCAACCAGCAAAATCGATTCCTCCGCGTGCAAAAGGGATGAATTTTTCCAGTTTAAAGCAGCTGGTAATTTACTGTAAAGCTTACTTTCCGATTATCATCTTTGCTTTAATTCTGGCGATGACAGCGGCAATTTTTAGCATTATCGGTCCTGATCAGCTAAGCAAAATGACGGATTATATTACAGCAGGACTGATGGGAGACATTGATCTAGATGCTGTATATGATGTAGCGATTCTGTTGGTGTTCCTATACGGTTTAGGCTTTATTTTTAACTATGTGCAAGGCTATATTATGGCAACTGTCACCCAGAGAATTTCAAAACAATTAAGAAGAGACATTTCGGTAAAAATTAACCGTCTGCCTTTAAAGTATTTTGATAATACAACAACAGGTGATGTCCTTAGCCGGGTTACAAATGATGTCGATATGGTGGGACAGACGATGAACCAAAGTATTAGCAGCTTAATTACGGCTATTACTATGTTCGTCGGTTCCTTAATCATGATGTTCTACACCAACTGGATTATGGCAATTGCAGCTATTCTTTCCACCTTTATTGGTTTTGCGTTTATGTTCTTTATTATTTCGAAATCACAGAAATACTTCGCTCAACAGCAGCAAGAGCTTGGAAAATTAAATGGTCATATTGAAGAAATCTATTCTGGCCATAATGTCGTGAAAGCTTATAATGCAGAGCAGCAGGCGAAGGATGACTTTTTTGCTATCAATACACGATTATATGAGAGTGCGTGGAAATCGCAATTTATGTCAGGGCTGATGATGCCATTAATGATGTTTATTGGAAACTTTGGTTATGTGGTTGTATGTATTGTCGGGGCTGCTCTTGCTGTAAATGGCCATATTTCATTTGGTGTTATTGTTGCCTTTATGCTGTACATTCGCTTATTTACACAGCCGCTGCAACAAATTGCGCAAGCAGCGACAAATCTGCAATCCACAGCAGCAGCAAGTGGGCGTGTGTTTGAGTTCTTGTCCGAAGAAGAACTAGCAGTAGAAGAGGAGAAAACAGCAAAATTGGCAAATATCAAAGGTGATGTGGAATTTAAGCATGTCCGCTTTGGCTACAGTGAAGATAAAACAATCATTGAAGACTTTTCCGTACAAGTAGCCGCTGGCCAGAAGGTCGCAATCGTAGGACCGACTGGCGCTGGAAAAACAACATTAATTAATTTGCTGATGCGCTTTTATGAAATAAATGGCGGCGAGATCACAATTGACGGGATTCCAACCAACGAAATGACAAGAGAGGCCCTGCATGAGCTTTTCTGTATGGTGCTGCAAGATACTTGGATATTTGAAGGGTCTATTCGCGACAATATCGTCTATTCAAGAGAAGGAGTATCAGATGAAGAGGTAGAAGCTGCCTGCAAAGCAGTTGGCTTGCATCATTTTATCAAAACATTGCCAAACGGCTATGATACTATCTTGGATGACAAAACAAGTTTATCAGCAGGTCAAAAACAGCTTATCACCATCGCACGTGCCATGGTAAAAATGGCGCCATTACTTATCCTAGATGAAGCGACTAGCTCCGTGGATACCCGTACGGAATTACTGATTCAAACAGCAATGGATAAGCTGACAGAAGGAAAAACTTCCTTTGTGATCGCCCATAGACTTTCAACAATTAAAAATGCCGATTTAATACTTGTCATGAAAGACGGCGATATTATCGAAGCCGGAACACATAAAGAATTAATCGAGAAAAATGGATTTTATGCTGAGCTTTATAATAGCCAGTTTGAAGAAGCATCGTAA
- a CDS encoding sulfatase family protein has protein sequence MNKPNIVFMISHDTGRHLGCYGKAVESPEIDRLAAEGVRFDQFFCPAPQCSPSRGSILTGLYPHNNGLIGLAHYEFGIEESIDTMPTKFSEAGYESALIGFSHETVGHTERGTWTSSYKLGYDRYEKIEGSRAPQVADSAVKYLQEKKEDGKPFFANIGFWETHRTFDEYEPFADEISAVEVPEYLPDTEAIRKEIALMNGSVKVLDAAIKRIMDTLEETGLIDNTIVIYTTDHGIAFPRAKGTLKEAGLETALIFYNPKLFGKNVVSTELLCNIDIMPTLLDLAGLPIPDDLDGKSFAPLLLKQSNEKIREDFFCELTWHDNYHPMRGVRTEKYKYVKNFEDGPKIYMPMDIHSSPSGAEVRKEYYVPNEAEELYDLEKDPLEYKNLIHDPAYSEVARQLREKVANWMNETKDPLLKGAVPGIASARWSEEAKIGRAYTKRQK, from the coding sequence ATGAATAAACCTAATATTGTTTTTATGATTTCGCATGATACAGGTAGACATTTAGGCTGTTATGGAAAAGCTGTTGAATCTCCTGAAATTGATCGATTAGCTGCAGAAGGGGTGCGCTTTGATCAATTCTTTTGTCCAGCACCTCAATGTAGTCCGAGTCGTGGTAGTATCTTAACAGGTTTGTATCCACATAATAATGGATTAATTGGTCTAGCGCATTATGAGTTTGGAATAGAGGAAAGCATCGATACAATGCCTACTAAATTTTCCGAGGCTGGCTATGAATCAGCTTTAATTGGATTTAGCCATGAGACAGTAGGACACACAGAAAGAGGCACTTGGACTTCTTCTTATAAGCTAGGATATGACCGCTATGAGAAAATTGAAGGATCAAGAGCGCCGCAAGTGGCAGATAGTGCAGTGAAATACCTGCAAGAAAAAAAGGAGGATGGTAAACCCTTCTTTGCAAATATTGGATTTTGGGAAACACATCGTACTTTTGATGAGTATGAACCATTTGCAGATGAAATTTCAGCAGTAGAAGTACCAGAATATTTACCAGACACGGAAGCCATTCGTAAGGAAATTGCGTTAATGAATGGTTCTGTAAAAGTGCTAGATGCTGCAATAAAAAGAATTATGGACACATTAGAAGAAACAGGTTTAATAGACAATACAATTGTTATTTATACAACAGATCACGGAATAGCGTTCCCAAGGGCAAAAGGAACGTTGAAAGAAGCAGGATTAGAAACAGCTTTAATTTTCTATAATCCAAAACTGTTTGGGAAAAATGTTGTTTCGACGGAATTACTTTGCAATATTGATATTATGCCCACATTATTAGACTTAGCGGGCTTACCGATTCCCGATGATTTAGATGGGAAAAGCTTTGCTCCATTATTATTAAAACAATCTAATGAGAAAATTCGTGAGGACTTCTTTTGTGAATTAACCTGGCATGATAATTACCATCCAATGCGCGGAGTGCGGACAGAGAAATATAAGTATGTGAAAAATTTTGAGGATGGTCCCAAAATTTATATGCCGATGGATATCCACAGCAGCCCATCAGGAGCTGAGGTTCGCAAAGAATATTATGTACCAAATGAGGCAGAAGAGTTGTATGACCTAGAAAAAGATCCATTAGAATATAAAAATCTTATCCATGATCCTGCATACTCTGAAGTAGCAAGGCAATTGCGCGAAAAAGTGGCAAATTGGATGAACGAAACAAAAGATCCTTTATTAAAAGGAGCTGTACCCGGCATTGCCTCAGCAAGATGGTCTGAAGAAGCTAAGATAGGTAGAGCATATACAAAAAGGCAAAAATAA
- a CDS encoding PTS transporter subunit EIIC, with the protein MDFQQICANIMRHLGGIENIKYAEACATKLRLGLVREDQVRLEELKSLQGVYAALFREDELHILLGKDSTYQLYLEMNKQLKNRESQQNRDQCERREKNMFNKLFGKFQMFGKAIMLPIAVLPAAGLLLGIGGAFSNPNTIALYPFLDHTILQAIFTIMSSAGNIIFGNLPLIFAIGIAVGLAKSDKGVAGLASVLSYLVMNASLNAMLQITNKLATENLAGVGQGITLGIQTLQTGVFGGIIAGLVTYMLHSRFNKVQLPQFLGFFSGSRFIPIITSVVSIFLGIAMYIVWPPIQEGIAQLGGLVDKTGYFGTFLFGFVVKLLGPLGLHHIFYLPFWQTGLGGTLEVAGNVVQGAQNIFFAQLADPNVEQYYIGTARFMSGKYFPMMFGLIGAALAMYHTAKPENKKKIFGLLATGALTSFLTGITEPLEFAFLFVAPVLFVVHAAFWGLSYMIAHIFHITVGMTFSAGLIDLTLFGILQGNDKTNWILIPLIGIVFFVVYYVVFRFLIVKFNYKTPGREDEELAEDAAAATDGSSRAATIISGLGGKDNLSEVDNCATRLRVTVKDSSKVSEAVLKGTGAKGVMLRGNGVQVIYGPHVSIIKTEIEEIVGE; encoded by the coding sequence ATGGATTTCCAACAGATATGCGCAAATATTATGAGACACCTTGGAGGCATTGAAAATATTAAGTATGCCGAGGCATGTGCAACTAAATTACGGTTAGGGCTAGTGAGGGAGGATCAGGTAAGGCTAGAGGAATTAAAGTCATTACAGGGAGTGTACGCAGCACTATTTCGGGAGGATGAACTGCATATACTTCTTGGAAAAGATAGCACTTATCAATTGTACCTTGAAATGAATAAACAACTAAAAAATCGAGAGTCGCAACAGAACAGGGACCAGTGTGAGAGGAGAGAAAAAAATATGTTTAACAAGCTTTTTGGTAAGTTTCAAATGTTTGGGAAAGCAATTATGCTTCCAATTGCTGTATTACCTGCCGCAGGACTTTTATTAGGAATTGGGGGTGCTTTTTCTAACCCTAATACAATTGCTCTTTATCCATTTTTAGATCATACGATTTTACAGGCGATTTTTACGATAATGAGTTCCGCGGGAAACATTATATTTGGAAATTTACCTTTAATTTTTGCTATTGGAATTGCGGTTGGCCTAGCAAAATCCGATAAAGGGGTTGCTGGACTTGCATCCGTTCTTTCCTACCTTGTAATGAATGCATCGCTAAATGCAATGTTACAAATTACCAATAAGTTAGCTACTGAAAACTTAGCTGGCGTTGGGCAGGGCATAACATTAGGAATTCAGACATTACAAACAGGTGTATTTGGCGGTATCATAGCTGGTTTAGTTACATACATGCTGCACAGCAGATTCAATAAAGTTCAACTGCCACAGTTTTTAGGATTTTTTAGTGGATCCCGTTTTATTCCTATCATTACTTCTGTTGTATCCATCTTCCTTGGAATAGCCATGTATATAGTATGGCCGCCAATTCAAGAAGGAATCGCTCAATTAGGTGGACTTGTAGATAAAACAGGATATTTTGGAACCTTCTTATTTGGGTTTGTTGTAAAGTTATTAGGGCCTTTGGGATTGCACCATATCTTTTATTTACCTTTTTGGCAAACCGGCCTTGGGGGGACCTTAGAGGTCGCGGGGAATGTTGTGCAAGGAGCGCAGAATATCTTCTTCGCTCAATTAGCAGATCCAAATGTTGAACAGTATTACATTGGAACAGCACGTTTTATGAGTGGGAAATACTTCCCAATGATGTTTGGATTAATTGGGGCAGCCTTAGCGATGTATCATACAGCGAAACCAGAGAATAAAAAGAAGATATTTGGTTTACTGGCAACAGGAGCATTGACTTCCTTTTTAACTGGTATTACAGAACCGTTGGAGTTTGCCTTTTTATTTGTAGCGCCAGTGTTATTTGTAGTACATGCAGCTTTTTGGGGACTATCTTATATGATAGCTCATATCTTCCATATTACAGTGGGAATGACCTTCTCTGCTGGATTAATTGACTTGACTTTATTTGGAATTCTACAAGGAAACGATAAAACAAATTGGATTCTGATTCCCCTAATAGGGATAGTCTTCTTTGTTGTTTATTATGTAGTATTTAGATTTCTAATTGTGAAATTTAATTATAAAACACCTGGAAGAGAGGACGAGGAGTTGGCAGAAGATGCAGCTGCCGCAACAGATGGAAGTAGCAGAGCTGCAACCATTATTTCTGGATTAGGTGGAAAAGATAATTTATCCGAAGTTGATAATTGTGCAACTAGATTGCGCGTAACCGTCAAAGATTCTTCGAAAGTATCAGAAGCTGTATTAAAAGGTACAGGTGCTAAGGGAGTAATGTTACGTGGAAATGGAGTTCAAGTAATTTATGGACCACATGTATCTATTATCAAAACAGAGATTGAAGAAATAGTAGGAGAATAA
- a CDS encoding thioredoxin family protein, whose product MKTEQQYFEEGTTIQTYMENMSTLKEESHEVYENFSLPQDGFTEELKKHKLHFLTITEDWCGDAMVINPVLRKIVEAADLPMHVALRDADTDLIDRHLTNGGRAIPMVLILNEQGELIGKWGPRAPEVQEIVNEGRAKLPAKEDPTFAEKQKDFYESLQKRYRTEPAIWTYVYKSFKSRVQEIIK is encoded by the coding sequence ATGAAGACAGAGCAACAATATTTTGAAGAAGGCACAACGATTCAAACATATATGGAAAACATGAGTACATTAAAAGAGGAAAGCCATGAAGTATATGAAAACTTCTCTTTGCCGCAAGATGGTTTTACCGAAGAATTAAAAAAGCATAAGTTACATTTCCTAACGATTACGGAAGATTGGTGTGGCGATGCGATGGTGATTAATCCTGTTCTTCGCAAAATAGTAGAAGCGGCGGATTTGCCAATGCATGTGGCATTGCGAGATGCAGATACAGATTTAATTGATCGCCATTTAACAAACGGCGGCAGAGCGATTCCTATGGTGCTTATTTTAAATGAACAAGGCGAGTTAATTGGCAAATGGGGACCGCGTGCACCAGAAGTCCAAGAAATAGTTAATGAAGGGCGTGCCAAGCTTCCTGCAAAAGAGGATCCAACATTTGCGGAAAAACAAAAAGATTTTTACGAAAGCCTACAGAAGAGATATCGCACCGAGCCAGCTATTTGGACATATGTATACAAAAGCTTTAAGAGCAGAGTCCAAGAGATTATTAAATAA
- a CDS encoding ABC transporter ATP-binding protein: MINIFKNFQKKDWMFISCALVFIILQVWLDLKLPDYMSEITRLVQTEGSELSDVLAQGGFMMLCAIGSMVASIITVFFAAKVAAGFSNRLRKKVFDKTLSFSMEELSGFSTASLITRSTNDIMQVQMLIILSLQIVIKAPIIAVWGILKITGKSWEWTAATGVAIAVLLVLIATIVLVALPKFKVIQKLTDNLNMVTREHLNGIRVVHAYNAANYHEEKFEKANKELTDTNLFTSRIMALMMPTISLIMSGMTLAIYWIGAVLINNAAMADRLPIFSDMVVFSSYAMQIIMAFMMVSITFVLLPRAAVSIKRINEVLNTDVKIKSGSKTNGDKVGEIEFRDVSFKYPGASDYILRNISFTASKGETVAIIGSTGSGKSTLLNLIPRFMEATEGEILVDGLNVKNYKLEALRDKIGYVSQKAVMFSGSVSSNITFGEEDKDSVEQIKIQRAVEIAQGKDFIEKMDQQYEATISQGGTNLSGGQKQRLSIARAIYKDPEVYLFDDSFSALDYKTDRVLRSKLKEEIQDATNIIVAQRIGTIKDADRILVLDKGEVVGMGTHDELMVTCDVYQEIALSQLSKEELEIG, translated from the coding sequence ATGATAAATATTTTTAAAAACTTTCAAAAAAAGGACTGGATGTTCATTTCATGTGCATTAGTCTTTATTATTTTACAAGTATGGCTTGATTTAAAGCTGCCAGATTATATGTCTGAAATCACAAGACTAGTGCAGACAGAGGGAAGTGAGTTAAGCGACGTTTTAGCTCAAGGTGGATTTATGATGCTTTGTGCGATCGGAAGTATGGTTGCTTCGATTATCACGGTTTTCTTTGCTGCGAAAGTGGCCGCAGGCTTTTCGAATCGTCTGCGCAAAAAGGTTTTTGATAAGACATTATCTTTTTCGATGGAAGAGCTGTCTGGTTTTTCAACAGCTAGCTTAATAACTCGTTCGACAAATGATATTATGCAAGTTCAAATGCTGATTATATTAAGCTTACAAATTGTTATTAAAGCACCGATCATTGCCGTGTGGGGAATTTTAAAAATTACCGGGAAAAGCTGGGAATGGACCGCTGCTACAGGCGTGGCAATTGCGGTGTTATTAGTGCTGATTGCTACGATTGTGCTAGTTGCTCTTCCAAAATTCAAAGTTATCCAGAAGTTAACGGATAATCTTAACATGGTAACAAGAGAGCATTTAAACGGAATCCGGGTTGTTCATGCTTATAATGCAGCAAACTATCATGAGGAAAAATTTGAGAAAGCAAATAAGGAATTAACGGATACAAATTTATTCACTTCTCGAATCATGGCCCTGATGATGCCGACGATTTCCCTGATAATGTCGGGGATGACGCTTGCCATCTATTGGATTGGAGCAGTGTTAATCAATAATGCGGCAATGGCAGACCGCTTGCCGATATTCTCAGACATGGTTGTCTTTTCTTCCTATGCGATGCAAATCATTATGGCGTTTATGATGGTTTCCATTACATTTGTTCTTCTTCCTCGTGCGGCAGTTTCGATTAAGAGAATAAACGAAGTCCTGAATACCGATGTGAAAATTAAGAGTGGTTCAAAAACAAATGGAGACAAAGTAGGAGAGATTGAATTTCGCGATGTGAGCTTTAAATACCCTGGAGCGAGTGATTATATTCTCCGAAATATTAGCTTTACTGCTTCTAAAGGGGAGACTGTTGCGATTATTGGTTCTACTGGGAGCGGAAAAAGTACTCTGTTGAACTTGATACCTCGCTTTATGGAAGCAACCGAGGGCGAAATTTTGGTAGATGGTCTAAATGTGAAGAATTATAAGCTAGAAGCATTACGAGACAAAATTGGATATGTATCGCAAAAAGCAGTTATGTTCAGTGGCTCTGTGTCTTCCAACATTACGTTTGGAGAGGAAGATAAGGATTCAGTGGAACAGATAAAAATCCAACGAGCAGTGGAAATTGCGCAAGGAAAAGACTTTATTGAAAAAATGGATCAGCAATATGAGGCGACGATTTCACAAGGTGGAACCAATCTTTCTGGTGGACAGAAACAAAGATTATCGATTGCACGTGCCATTTATAAAGATCCAGAAGTCTATTTATTTGATGATTCTTTTTCCGCGTTAGACTATAAAACAGATCGTGTCCTCCGTTCTAAACTGAAAGAAGAGATCCAAGATGCCACTAATATTATTGTGGCACAGCGAATTGGAACGATTAAGGATGCTGACCGCATTCTGGTATTAGATAAAGGCGAAGTAGTTGGAATGGGGACACATGACGAATTAATGGTAACTTGCGATGTTTACCAAGAAATTGCTTTATCACAATTATCAAAGGAGGAACTCGAAATTGGCTAA
- a CDS encoding MarR family winged helix-turn-helix transcriptional regulator: MLDRPTYIWESIDFLNRFIMKSRQRYAEEHGLTAPQARLILEVFLHKKISVKELTQNLRITQSTVSDIVERLTEKGILIKKPNPNDKRSVQIMLTERMVKRIEEKSPKPNQQIMGSVLDHLQPSEQAKVEEGMRLLVAAVGKKLEADGIDDLEDFEVLFLPKEKKCK; this comes from the coding sequence ATGTTAGATAGGCCGACATACATTTGGGAATCGATTGATTTTTTGAATCGATTTATTATGAAGAGCCGCCAAAGGTACGCAGAAGAGCATGGACTAACTGCTCCTCAAGCGCGTCTCATCCTAGAAGTTTTCCTTCATAAAAAAATAAGTGTGAAGGAGCTTACCCAAAATCTGCGTATCACACAAAGTACTGTTTCGGATATTGTAGAACGACTGACAGAAAAGGGCATTCTGATAAAGAAACCGAATCCGAATGACAAACGCTCCGTTCAGATTATGTTAACAGAAAGAATGGTAAAGAGAATTGAAGAAAAATCCCCAAAGCCCAATCAACAAATAATGGGATCCGTCTTAGATCATTTGCAGCCAAGCGAGCAAGCAAAAGTCGAAGAAGGAATGAGATTATTGGTAGCCGCTGTCGGTAAGAAACTGGAAGCAGACGGTATTGATGATTTAGAAGATTTCGAAGTATTATTTTTGCCAAAGGAAAAGAAATGCAAATAA
- a CDS encoding PRD domain-containing protein: MLRINKILNNNAVVIIEEGTEKIVLGAGIAFQKGKNDLIQESKIEKIFILKNETKQFQELLESLPESYITIAEEIISYAEEFLEVELNSHIHIALTDHLAFAIDRMKKGIAIRNRLLSEVKILYPKEYEIGVWAINQVEKKLGIQLPIDEAGYIGLHIHTGTMNSNNVDVPLKRTMILQDLLDIVASQLNMEIDKDSLTYHRFLTHLEFVISRMEKNEAFHEMDDEMLDIVKSKYKRAYECSEVLAVFLNQEYQYEVPESEVGFLTLHIQRLWDKSNK; encoded by the coding sequence ATGCTTAGGATTAATAAGATATTGAATAATAATGCAGTAGTTATTATAGAAGAGGGCACAGAAAAAATTGTGCTTGGTGCAGGTATTGCCTTTCAAAAAGGGAAGAATGATTTAATTCAAGAGAGTAAAATTGAAAAGATTTTTATCTTGAAAAATGAAACGAAACAATTTCAGGAATTGCTAGAGTCATTGCCAGAATCCTATATAACGATAGCAGAAGAAATTATTTCTTATGCGGAGGAATTTTTAGAAGTTGAGCTGAATAGTCATATTCATATTGCGCTAACAGATCATTTGGCATTTGCCATTGATCGGATGAAAAAAGGGATAGCCATTCGCAATAGATTATTAAGTGAAGTAAAGATTTTATATCCTAAGGAGTATGAAATTGGGGTATGGGCGATTAACCAAGTAGAGAAAAAACTTGGCATTCAACTTCCTATTGATGAGGCTGGATATATAGGCTTACATATCCATACGGGAACAATGAATTCGAATAATGTAGATGTCCCTTTAAAGCGAACGATGATCTTACAAGATTTATTGGATATTGTTGCAAGTCAGCTTAATATGGAAATTGATAAGGATTCCTTAACATACCATCGATTTTTAACGCATTTAGAATTTGTTATCAGTAGAATGGAAAAAAATGAGGCATTTCATGAGATGGATGACGAGATGCTCGATATTGTGAAGAGTAAATATAAGAGAGCATATGAATGCTCAGAAGTGCTAGCGGTGTTTTTAAATCAAGAATATCAATACGAAGTGCCAGAATCAGAAGTTGGGTTTTTAACCTTGCATATTCAAAGACTTTGGGACAAAAGCAATAAGTAG